A single genomic interval of Rhododendron vialii isolate Sample 1 chromosome 3a, ASM3025357v1 harbors:
- the LOC131318406 gene encoding protein PSK SIMULATOR 1-like, with the protein MGVEAATESWFSKMWRTSRKSKVLEPEKAKIGILAFEVASLMSNVVNLWKCLSDGQIVRLREDILNSLGIRKLISEDDDYLMDLSLAEIMENLVCLTKSVARLGKKCTDPLYHHLEHVFDDPIAIDLKWCGWEYKSKKMEGKVKKMERFVAVTVQMYQELEVLAELEQSLRRMQCSMDLDQVKLLEFQRKVMWQRQEVKNLRETCPWVRTFDYTIRLMLRSLFTIVARIKHIFGINQLASVEKNYNSEHMDPTCLVRSHSMSTQMHTLVHPSENSLSRFHSGLVSRSVSNLGMSGYKIRSRKKQFQNHHESFHGRPLSLRAGGFANVGPFKGCMTGGTESPILQSCILASTGSLRCTASLSNDINKMKDTNRMPLPCGNLIDTKVPVFISKHKLLDGLPCTLGAAALALHYANIIILIEKLASSPHLISLDARDDLYNMLPTSIKVSLREKLKLFAKSSVSSIYNPGLAAEWSFALSRILEWLAPLAHNMIRWHSERNFEKQHKAPGTNMLLVQTLHFANQVQTEAAIIELLMGLNYLSRFGREIDERAFVQCSGRSACGDHFVQRDNVVYTT; encoded by the coding sequence ATGGGAGTTGAGGCAGCCACAGAGTCATGGTTTAGTAAAATGTGGAGAACTTCACGTAAGAGCAAAGTGTTGGAACCTGAAAAGGCCAAGATTGGAATTCTGGCATTTGAAGTCGCAAGTTTGATGTCTAACGTGGTTAACTTGTGGAAGTGTCTAAGTGATGGGCAAATTGTTAGGTTGAGGGAAGACATACTGAACTCACTTGGTATTAGAAAGCTTATATCAGAGGATGATGATTATCTAATGGATCTTTCACTTGCTGAAATAATGGAGAATTTGGTATGCTTGACAAAATCAGTAGCAAGGCTTGGGAAAAAGTGCACAGACCCACTATATCACCATCTTGAACATGTTTTTGATGACCCCATTGCGATTGATCTCAAATGGTGTGGGTGGGAATACAAGTCGAAGAAGATGGAGGGGAAAGTtaagaaaatggaaagatttGTTGCAGTCACGGTGCAAATGTATCAAGAGCTTGAAGTGTTGGCTGAGCTTGAGCAAAGTCTCAGGCGAATGCAATGCAGTATGGATTTAGATCAAGTGAAATTGCTTGAGTTTCAGCGCAAGGTTATGTGGCAGCGGCAAGAAGTGAAAAACCTGAGGGAAACGTGTCCGTGGGTTAGGACATTTGATTACACCATCCGGCTTATGCTAAGATCTCTTTTTACAATAGTCGCAAGAATCAAACATATATTTGGGATTAATCAATTGGCGTCTGTTGAAAAAAACTATAATAGTGAACACATGGATCCTACTTGTCTTGTTCGCAGCCATTCGATGTCTACTCAGATGCATACTTTGGTTCATCCATCTGAAAATAGCTTGTCTAGGTTTCATTCTGGACTTGTTAGCAGGTCAGTCTCAAATTTGGGTATGAGTGGTTATAAGATTAGATCAAGAAAGAAgcaatttcaaaatcatcacGAATCATTTCATGGTAGGCCTCTCTCATTGAGAGCCGGAGGATTTGCTAATGTTGGACCCTTTAAAGGATGCATGACAGGTGGAACTGAGTCCCCTATTCTGCAAAGCTGCATACTGGCAAGCACTGGCTCTTTGAGGTGTACTGCTTCTTTGTcaaatgacattaacaaaatgAAAGATACCAACAGGATGCCACTTCCTTGTGGTAACCTAATTGACACTAAAGTGCCCGTTTTCATTTCCAAGCACAAGTTACTGGATGGCCTTCCGTGCACTCTTGGAGCTGCTGCTTTGGCTCTCCATTATGCAAATATTATCATTTTGATCGAGAAGCTAGCTTCATCTCCACATTTGATAAGCCTTGATGCAAGAGATGACTTATATAATATGTTACCTACAAGTATCAAAGTCTCTCTGAGGGAAAAGCTGAAGTTGTTTGCCAAATCTTCAGTCTCATCCATTTACAATCCTGGCCTTGCAGCGGAGTGGAGTTTTGCATTGTCAAGAATACTAGAATGGTTGGCTCCACTTGCTCATAACATGATCAGATGGCATTCCGAGCGGAATTTTGAGAAACAGCATAAGGCTCCTGGGACAAACATGCTTCTGGTCCAGACTCTTCACTTTGCAAATCAAGTACAGACAGAAGCTGCAATTATAGAGCTTCTCATGGGTCTGAATTACCTCTCGAGGTTTGGAAGGGAAATTGATGAAAGGGCTTTTGTGCAGTGTTCTGGTAGAAGTGCTTGTGGTGATCATTTTGTCCAAAGGGATAACGTCGTCTACACTACATGA